In one Bactrocera tryoni isolate S06 chromosome 5, CSIRO_BtryS06_freeze2, whole genome shotgun sequence genomic region, the following are encoded:
- the LOC120777188 gene encoding uncharacterized protein LOC120777188 has product MAPKAQFTLEELTKIALGAPELTTTSIHVLHRLIDVILKKLDCQNDTVSIKGVESDCLAELLNKSKSAPITLDDTQVSIIGPKLYAIIELERSIDEVKSKLDNHIQTARKFGHLSQMKYDLKDWENFKHNADSTCIPCVEENTLACYMIGNIDFLKKLQRRIAEPMILNLFEFEQEIKDLSEDMNQLIANASANLEKLALIEGCLRAVEDLKEQIEQHNLRFLGTMEEVQDILDFKLDKLQIPALKRYVTINLSRIEAHIGVIQNTVDCPKPPGIISSGLRCLSCGDRQVCAEKGVHGMSLLPDAHAFMTVRLPKVCKCTKKSLKLALGRKQTLLNSNIIPEQIRRTQTASEMPTTSLYMDNCKAICIENFSLFEGTDGNLYRKG; this is encoded by the coding sequence ATGGCACCAAAAGCGCAATTTACACTAGAGGAATTGACCAAGATTGCCTTAGGCGCGCCAGAACTGACCACTACGAGTATCCACGTACTTCATAGGCTCATTGATGTGATACTCAAGAAACTTGATTGTCAGAACGATACGGTTTCGATTAAGGGCGTGGAATCCGACTGCTTGGCTGAGCTGTTGAACAAATCCAAGTCAGCGCCAATCACCTTGGACGATACACAGGTATCAATTATTGGGCCGAAATTGTACGCTATCATAGAGCTGGAAAGGTCAATCGACGAAGTGAAATCGAAGCTTGATAATCATATACAAACTGCTAGAAAGTTTGGTCACTTGTCCCAAATGAAATACGACTTAAAAGATTGGGAGAATTTTAAACATAATGCAGATAGTACATGTATACCATGTGTTGAAGAGAACACCTTGGCCTGCTATATGATTGGTAATATAGACTTCCTCAAAAAGCTCCAACGGCGTATAGCCGAGCCCATGATCTTAAATCTATTTGAATTTGAGCAAGAAATCAAAGACCTCAGTGAAGATATGAATCAGTTGATTGCCAATGCCTCAGccaatttggaaaaactggCTTTGATTGAAGGTTGTCTGCGCGCCGTTGAGGATCTGAAAGAGCAGATTGAACAACATAATTTGCGGTTTCTGGGCACCATGGAAGAGGTGCAGGATATATTGGATTTTAAATTGGATAAATTGCAAATTCCTGCACTTAAACGCTACGTGACCATCAACCTAAGCCGCATTGAAGCACACATAGGGGTCATACAAAATACGGTTGACTGTCCCAAGCCGCCAGGCATCATCAGTAGTGGTCTGCGTTGTCTGTCGTGTGGCGATCGACAAGTTTGTGCTGAGAAAGGCGTTCATGGCATGAGCCTGCTACCGGATGCACATGCCTTTATGACGGTGCGCTTGCCTAAAGTGTGCAAATGTACGAAAAAATCTTTGAAACTGGCATTAGGTCGAAAGCAGACCCtcttaaattcaaatattattcctGAGCAGATCAGAAGAACACAAACAGCTTCAGAAATGCCTACCACAAGTCTTTACATGGATAATTGTAAAGCTATTTGCATTGAGAATTTCAGTTTGTTCGAAGGCACCGATGGGAACTTGTATCGCAAAGGTTAA
- the LOC120777189 gene encoding uncharacterized protein LOC120777189, whose translation MTTTHIEVSLKEMLQMALGAPKISEINISILHCLLDILLKKLDCQYEKVEIDGQEAACLQSILRKSRIAALPFNTDKVELLSHKMKKLAHLRAHQKHLEDQLNEHLDEVRACNNKDSNMYSINDWSKYCGPCEWYCTNAETETDVYCNLLENYDFITKVKRIVEEPVIGPILNMRKRIEELHVHLLDYQRRLEEKCKRLSYIEYVANDVDKFSQLISLEKRSFQQAMEELQRMMDGKMYKVVLPTLKKYIQTETEKINEVCAILKKKKSCDIPKEFSGTPTTCLSCRGELTCTSRPILIAPQRSDEVVDVRKRKIAEACRRIGPCLAKEQEKELLQRLKVINERTEEAKIKREMSKSCYVQSDHFEVFQGTNGVYYRKV comes from the coding sequence ATGACCACAACGCATATTGAAGTGAGCCTGAAGGAGATGTTGCAAATGGCGCTGGGCGCAccgaaaataagtgaaattaataTCTCGATACTACATTGTCTCCTCGACATACTGCTCAAGAAGCTCGACTGCCAATACGAAAAGGTGGAAATAGACGGCCAGGAGGCGGCTTGCCTGCAATCAATCTTGCGAAAGAGCAGAATAGCGGCCTTACCATTCAATACCGACAAAGTGGAATTGCTCTCGCACAAAATGAAAAAGCTGGCACATTTGCGGGCACATCAAAAGCATCTCGAAGATCAGCTGAACGAACATTTGGACGAAGTACGCGCTTGTAATAACAAAGACAGCAATATGTATTCCATAAATGATTGGTCCAAGTATTGCGGACCGTGTGAATGGTATTGTACTAATGCCGAAACTGAGACGGACGTGTACTGCAATCTTTTGGAAAATTACGATTTCATTACCAAAGTTAAGCGCATCGTTGAGGAGCCTGTCATCGGTCCGATACTGAACATGAGGAAACGCATAGAGGAGTTGCATGTACATTTACTAGATTATCAACGTCGTTTAGAAGAAAAGTGTAAGCGTTTGTCATATATAGAATACGTCGCGAACGATGTTGACAAATTCAGTCAGCTAATTTCTCTGGAGAAGCGATCCTTTCAGCAGGCCATGGAAGAACTGCAGCGGATGATGGATGGTAAGATGTATAAGGTGGTTTTACCTACACTTAAAAAGTACATACAGACCGAAACGGAAAAAATCAATGAAGTTTGCGCCATacttaagaagaaaaaaagctGCGACATTCCCAAAGAATTCTCAGGTACGCCCACAACATGCTTATCATGTAGAGGCGAACTTACATGCACAAGCAGGCCGATTTTGATTGCACCGCAGCGCAGTGACGAAGTGGTTGACGTTAGAAAGCGAAAAATTGCCGAAGCTTGTAGGCGGATCGGTCCATGTTTGGCAAAAGAACAGGAAAAAGAATTACTGCAACGGCTCAAAGTCATAAACGAAAGAACGGAGGAGGccaaaataaaaagagaaatgAGCAAGTCATGTTATGTACAGTCCGACCACTTTGAGGTATTTCAGGGTACTAATGGCGTTTATTATCGCAAGGTTTGA
- the LOC120777149 gene encoding uncharacterized protein LOC120777149, which produces MATTYIELTLRELLQIALGSPKISSVHLSLLQSFFDILLRKLDSRTERIEIDGKMSTCLQGILRDSRISPFRFECVKVETFSENFAKVEQLKEHIGILEDKLMAHFKQIRHDEGTQSTHYSLSNFEKFAEACESFCFCPKAEDEISCKLITNPHFIVHLIDSAITPLLNEMDSRRKRLSDLHAKFVDLKDRLNKELDELNENYNRCIITEKLREEFESDKITLEMTKTEIRNMLLAKLDKTEVAFIKRKFHEQLRKIDREWNKIIALLKRKSEVKKVIAPNQCISCLGPIHCAVEPAKPVPLKKCAEEKNSEGRKEKKRYKIKICPKLILDEHQKHKKTV; this is translated from the coding sequence ATGGCAACAACATATATTGAATTAACGCTGCGGGAGTTGTTGCAAATCGCTTTGGGTAGCCCGAAAATTTCCAGTGTTCACTTGTCTTTGTTACAAAGTTTCTTTGACATACTACTAAGGAAGTTAGATTCACGAACTGAGAGGATTGAAATCGACGGAAAGATGAGCACCTGCTTGCAAGGAATTCTAAGAGATAGCCGCATATCACCGTTTCGTTTTGAATGCGTCAAAGTCGAAACATTCTCCGAGAATTTTGCAAAAGTGGAACAGCTTAAAGAACATATTGGTATACTGGAAGACAAACTAATGGCCCACTTCAAGCAAATACGACATGACGAAGGTACACAGAGCACACATTACAGCTTGAGCAATTTCGAAAAGTTTGCCGAGGCTTGCGAGAGCTTTTGTTTCTGTCCCAAAGCTGAGGACGAGATTTCGtgcaaattaataacaaatcCACATTTCATTGTACATCTCATTGATAGCGCCATAACCCCGCTGCTCAACGAAATGGATAGCAGACGTAAAAGACTTAGTGACCTGCATGCAAAGTTTGTCGATTTGAAAGATCGTCTGAATAAGGAGCTTGATGAATTGAATGAGAATTACAATCGCTGCATAATCACTGAGAAATTGCGTGAAGAATTTGAAAGTGATAAGATCACACTTGAGATGACAAAGACTGAAATACGTAACATGTTGTTAGCTAAATTGGATAAAACCGAGGTGGCATTTATCAAGCGAAAATTCCACGAACAGCTGAGAAAAATAGATAGAGAATGGAATAAAATAATAGCATTACTCAAACgaaaaagtgaagtgaaaaaagTTATTGCCCCAAATCAATGCATCTCATGCCTGGGACCAATCCATTGTGCCGTGGAACCTGCTAAACCGGTACCACTAAAAAAATGCGCTGAGGAAAAAAACAGTGAAGGACGAAAGGAAAAGAAACgttacaaaatcaaaatatgtcCAAAGTTAATTCTTGATGAACATCAAAAGCACAAGAAGACAGTCTAA